Proteins encoded together in one Candidatus Nitrosocaldus cavascurensis window:
- a CDS encoding ABC1 kinase family protein gives MKGRKVSASSKKKDYKLKRRCLHIAIRLAPIIIRFKRDRKEWVKKEGKGCDEARMRRNASKAVKTFIDLGPVFIKFGQWLSSRPDLLPQPYLEEFAKLQDDVPPAPIEEVKRIIEEEFGAMDKAFDSFNERCISGASLGQVYMATYKGRDVVVKVIRPNIHYTVERDLEAIRLLLPYAIRFLDPNIAFSLESIYYQFVETIREEMDYRIEAENLRRIKRNLRGDRYVMIPDVIEERSSSRVLTLEYIPGVKVTDVERLDALGIDRRTLVIRLHRLFFKMLLKHDIFHADPHPGNIAVKEDGTIILYDFGMVGRLDTSTRLKLIRLYLALIEKDPARAVNILFSLGALAPDANRYVIEKGIALAIEGMHGKKVDEMEVKALMELANRTMTRFPFRLPKQLALYMRMASLLEGIYLTLKVDFQFMRVLSSLLQEEGLIRDAYIEEVKSSIESIVRGLQDYIAVAPMLRDYLERSLMEGSSSSSSRSGRLGYRTRLSSSATLIAGSIVTSSLLISSAIIMESNPTLGQIGFAAAAMAIGVMLIARKI, from the coding sequence ATGAAGGGGAGAAAGGTATCAGCAAGCAGTAAGAAGAAGGATTACAAGCTTAAGAGGCGTTGCCTACACATAGCCATAAGGCTTGCTCCCATAATTATAAGGTTCAAGCGTGATAGAAAGGAATGGGTGAAGAAGGAAGGGAAGGGATGTGATGAGGCAAGGATGAGGAGGAATGCAAGTAAAGCTGTGAAGACGTTCATAGATCTAGGACCAGTGTTCATAAAGTTTGGCCAGTGGCTCTCAAGCAGACCAGATCTACTCCCACAGCCATATCTTGAGGAGTTTGCAAAGCTCCAAGATGATGTGCCTCCAGCACCAATAGAGGAGGTTAAGAGGATAATAGAGGAGGAGTTTGGAGCAATGGATAAGGCATTTGACTCATTCAATGAGCGATGCATATCTGGTGCAAGCTTAGGGCAGGTTTATATGGCTACGTATAAAGGCAGGGATGTTGTGGTTAAGGTGATAAGGCCAAACATACACTATACAGTTGAGAGGGATCTTGAAGCAATAAGGTTACTCCTACCATATGCTATAAGGTTCCTTGATCCAAACATAGCATTCTCTCTAGAATCAATATACTATCAGTTCGTTGAGACTATAAGGGAAGAGATGGACTATAGGATAGAGGCTGAGAATCTGAGGAGGATAAAGAGGAATCTGAGGGGAGATAGGTATGTGATGATACCAGATGTAATAGAGGAGAGGAGTAGCAGTAGAGTGCTAACTCTGGAGTACATACCTGGAGTAAAGGTTACTGATGTGGAGAGGCTTGATGCTCTAGGGATAGATAGAAGGACACTTGTGATAAGACTGCACAGACTATTCTTTAAGATGCTCCTCAAGCATGATATATTTCATGCAGATCCCCATCCTGGCAACATTGCAGTCAAGGAAGATGGCACCATAATCCTGTATGACTTTGGTATGGTAGGCAGGTTGGATACAAGCACAAGGCTCAAGTTGATAAGACTATATCTAGCATTGATTGAGAAGGATCCTGCAAGAGCAGTAAACATACTCTTCAGCCTAGGTGCACTTGCTCCAGATGCAAATAGATATGTGATAGAGAAGGGGATAGCACTTGCCATAGAAGGGATGCATGGCAAGAAGGTTGATGAGATGGAGGTTAAAGCCTTGATGGAGTTAGCAAACAGAACTATGACTAGATTCCCATTCAGGCTTCCAAAGCAGCTTGCACTTTACATGAGGATGGCATCCCTGCTAGAAGGGATATACCTAACTCTTAAGGTTGACTTTCAGTTCATGAGGGTACTCTCCTCCCTACTCCAAGAGGAAGGACTGATAAGGGATGCTTATATTGAGGAGGTGAAGAGTTCCATAGAGAGTATAGTAAGAGGCTTACAGGATTACATAGCAGTTGCACCAATGCTAAGAGATTATCTTGAGAGGAGCCTAATGGAAGGTAGTAGTAGCAGTAGTAGCAGAAGCGGTAGGCTAGGATATAGGACAAGGTTGAGCAGTAGTGCTACACTTATAGCAGGGAGTATAGTTACCTCATCCTTACTTATAAGTTCAGCCATAATAATGGAGTCAAACCCAACCCTTGGTCAGATAGGCTTTGCAGCAGCAGCCATGGCTATAGGTGTTATGCTGATTGCAAGGAAGATCTGA
- the phnD gene encoding phosphate/phosphite/phosphonate ABC transporter substrate-binding protein: MRYVQIVAVLAAALLVTGLVAASSIQVEAEAQQRLNKLVIVVQPIPRDKVVAEAAELEKYFEDRLGMDVEILFPQNNAAIVESMRFGHAHVALGVGSLVGAMIAKHADVVSPMLVERRAVFIGNEQHVLNYYYSYWIVLKDSPYNSLEELRGKKVCFPSETSVSGFVMPMKTLVEKGYVKPIDASKRPVDLPNQFFGEVVFGGGYAQCWEALKQRQVDVTVTAGDVPAKLYQEALENSKVLEQNGPNPAHVTLISKNLPKDVKMKLWDALRDLNKEPEKVQKFVSAIFVKFGIRYEAQHLGPLMDALKVTGLDNVIKI, translated from the coding sequence ATGAGATATGTGCAGATAGTTGCTGTTTTGGCAGCAGCACTCCTAGTTACTGGGTTGGTTGCTGCTAGCAGCATACAGGTAGAGGCAGAGGCACAGCAGAGGCTCAACAAACTTGTTATAGTTGTGCAACCAATACCAAGGGATAAGGTTGTTGCTGAAGCAGCAGAGTTGGAGAAGTACTTCGAGGATAGGCTTGGCATGGATGTTGAGATACTCTTCCCACAGAACAACGCTGCAATAGTTGAGAGTATGAGGTTTGGGCATGCACACGTTGCCCTAGGCGTTGGCTCACTTGTAGGAGCAATGATAGCAAAGCATGCAGATGTAGTCTCACCAATGCTTGTTGAGAGGAGAGCAGTGTTCATAGGCAATGAGCAGCATGTACTCAACTACTACTACTCATACTGGATAGTGTTAAAGGATTCTCCCTATAACTCGCTTGAGGAGTTGAGGGGCAAGAAGGTCTGCTTCCCTAGCGAGACCTCAGTCTCTGGCTTTGTGATGCCAATGAAGACGTTGGTTGAGAAGGGTTATGTCAAGCCTATAGATGCAAGCAAGAGGCCAGTAGATCTTCCAAACCAGTTCTTCGGTGAGGTTGTGTTTGGTGGAGGTTATGCTCAATGCTGGGAGGCATTGAAGCAGAGGCAGGTGGATGTTACTGTTACTGCAGGGGATGTACCAGCAAAACTATACCAGGAGGCACTTGAGAACAGTAAGGTACTTGAGCAGAATGGACCGAATCCAGCGCATGTAACACTAATCTCAAAGAACCTACCAAAGGATGTTAAGATGAAGCTATGGGATGCGTTGAGGGATCTAAACAAGGAGCCAGAGAAGGTGCAGAAGTTCGTATCAGCAATCTTCGTAAAGTTTGGGATAAGGTATGAGGCACAGCATCTAGGGCCGTTGATGGATGCACTAAAGGTTACAGGGCTTGATAACGTGATAAAGATATGA
- a CDS encoding secondary thiamine-phosphate synthase enzyme YjbQ, whose product MQVITKRVNVRTRGEADIIDISEHISKAVRESGLSNGIVTVFVKGSTAAITTIEYEPGLLKDFPNMLERVAPKGIEYEHEKAWHDGNGHSHVRASLLGPSLTIPFVDGVLALGTWQQVVLIELDIRSRERSIIMQIIGE is encoded by the coding sequence ATGCAAGTGATAACAAAGAGAGTTAACGTAAGGACTAGGGGAGAAGCAGACATTATTGATATAAGCGAGCATATAAGCAAGGCTGTAAGAGAGAGTGGGCTTAGCAATGGTATAGTTACTGTATTCGTCAAGGGTTCAACTGCTGCAATAACAACTATAGAATATGAGCCAGGGTTACTTAAGGACTTCCCAAACATGCTTGAGCGTGTAGCACCAAAAGGCATAGAGTATGAGCATGAGAAGGCATGGCATGATGGTAATGGGCACTCGCATGTTAGAGCATCACTGCTAGGACCATCACTAACAATACCATTTGTTGATGGAGTATTGGCACTTGGTACATGGCAGCAGGTAGTGCTTATAGAACTGGATATAAGGAGCAGGGAGAGGAGCATCATAATGCAGATAATAGGAGAGTAA
- the hsp14 gene encoding archaeal heat shock protein Hsp14 — protein MGIAEYVVRELMREFTSKTREFYEFVMPPVDIYEDGSDLVVVADMPGFKKEDIVVRVSGNILSVRATRDRPEPTGIVYWQQRPLKIDKKIPLPFSVAEEDVKATYKEGLLEIRVPLKGAVKIE, from the coding sequence ATGGGCATAGCAGAGTATGTAGTACGTGAGTTGATGAGAGAGTTTACAAGCAAGACTAGGGAGTTCTATGAGTTTGTCATGCCCCCAGTAGATATCTATGAGGATGGTTCTGATCTGGTTGTGGTTGCTGATATGCCTGGATTCAAGAAGGAGGATATAGTGGTAAGGGTTAGTGGTAACATACTCTCAGTTAGAGCAACCAGGGATAGGCCAGAACCAACTGGCATAGTGTACTGGCAGCAGAGGCCATTGAAGATAGATAAGAAGATACCCCTCCCATTCAGTGTTGCTGAGGAGGATGTGAAGGCTACATACAAGGAAGGGTTGCTAGAGATTAGAGTACCACTGAAGGGAGCAGTAAAGATAGAGTAG
- a CDS encoding NUDIX hydrolase, with the protein MEGVRSRYIYKGKVIALRVDELEDGRVREVVEHNGSVAILPVLDDGRVVLERHYRHAIGKELIEIPAGKVEEGESVEECAQRELVEETGYRAGRLEYMGRCYMTPGYCNELIHFFIASNLERVSSVSMDEDEEINLLVISIDEAIEKALANEIEDAKTLYALLRYAMFQH; encoded by the coding sequence ATGGAAGGGGTAAGGAGTAGGTACATCTATAAGGGTAAGGTTATAGCACTCAGGGTTGATGAGCTTGAGGATGGTAGGGTAAGGGAGGTGGTTGAGCATAATGGCTCAGTTGCCATACTCCCAGTGCTTGATGATGGTAGGGTTGTACTTGAGAGGCATTATAGGCATGCTATAGGGAAGGAGTTGATTGAGATCCCTGCAGGGAAGGTTGAGGAAGGGGAGAGCGTAGAAGAGTGTGCACAGAGGGAGTTGGTTGAGGAGACTGGATATAGGGCAGGGAGGCTTGAGTACATGGGGAGATGCTACATGACCCCAGGCTATTGCAATGAGTTGATACACTTCTTCATTGCAAGTAACCTTGAGAGGGTCTCCAGCGTAAGCATGGATGAGGATGAGGAGATAAACCTGCTTGTAATAAGCATTGATGAGGCTATAGAGAAGGCTCTAGCCAATGAGATAGAGGATGCCAAGACGCTCTATGCACTCTTGAGATACGCTATGTTTCAGCATTAA
- a CDS encoding phosphonate ABC transporter ATP-binding protein, which yields MIVQGREDASVGSIYAVETIAVAYGYSNRSILFDNVNLAVERGKSIALMGRSGSGKSTLLRIINGSIRPIRGMVRVLGVEVYGKYSNGLRRRVAYIPQSLGLVNNATVLENVLLARAADSPFRALLGLWRKEDVDGAMSILKSIGLYEKARSKVNMLSGGERQRVAIARALMQGARVVLADEPVSNLDQDNARSILDIFKEMGRRNSTSSIIVMHDRALAEEYADEAYMLADRMLSRLW from the coding sequence ATGATAGTTCAGGGAAGAGAAGATGCATCTGTAGGAAGCATATATGCAGTTGAGACTATAGCTGTAGCATATGGCTACAGCAACAGAAGCATTTTATTCGATAACGTTAACCTTGCTGTAGAGCGTGGTAAGAGCATAGCGTTGATGGGTAGGAGTGGTTCTGGTAAGAGCACACTCCTTAGGATAATAAATGGTTCTATTAGGCCAATAAGGGGTATGGTTAGGGTTCTTGGTGTTGAGGTTTATGGTAAATATAGCAATGGGTTGAGGAGGAGGGTTGCATACATACCCCAGAGCCTTGGACTTGTGAATAATGCAACTGTACTTGAGAATGTTCTCCTTGCAAGAGCAGCAGACTCTCCATTTAGAGCATTGCTTGGGTTATGGAGGAAGGAGGATGTTGATGGGGCCATGAGCATACTCAAGAGCATAGGCCTTTATGAGAAGGCAAGGAGCAAGGTTAACATGCTTAGTGGGGGAGAGAGGCAGAGGGTTGCAATTGCTAGAGCACTGATGCAGGGTGCAAGGGTTGTGCTTGCTGATGAGCCAGTATCTAACCTTGATCAAGATAATGCACGCTCAATCCTTGATATATTCAAGGAGATGGGTAGGAGGAACTCAACATCATCCATCATAGTCATGCATGATAGGGCACTTGCTGAGGAGTATGCAGATGAAGCGTATATGCTTGCAGATAGAATGCTCTCAAGGCTATGGTAG
- a CDS encoding M1 family aminopeptidase, whose translation MNRVANNSKRFELPGSKAHYAPSKPFLIKHIRLELKPDLNEGSINAREDIEITANSEKVRSIVLDAAELKIARVMLGEQELNFKHVDERLRIELPRELKEGENVKITIEYSAKPRKGLHFIKPDEHYPKRRLQAWTQGESIYSKYWFVCIDHPDIRFTSEMIVDVPDGFTAVSNGRLVRVEDNGSYKRYHWLEECGHPAYLTSLAIGRFRELRDEYNGVELLYYVPEDMVDYAELSFANTKDMMRFFEEYTGVKYPYSKYAQVTVDDFIYGGMENINATTLTVETLHDKRAHIDFTSDHLVAHELAHQWFGDLVTCRDWQHIWLNESFATYFEALYWLHSRGEDEFNYYIMQYANEYFEEYSKRYARPIVTNVYKHPDDLFDRHAYEKGACVLHMLRCMIGDKQFRRAIKHYLERFRLSNAESEEFRRCCEDATGYSLQEFFEQWLYRAGHPELKIKVDYNHDTSMLNINIAQVQSIDEGKPFIFPLDVHIVSRDGKREEIMLNIEAKEQSMHIPLKYEPMYISIDPLNKLPLKKIVELKIDKHMLIAMLKHGNTVERINAARALANTTMDSDDVINALREAIVSDAFWGVAAEAAKALASIKGEKAYSALTSIVESIKHPKARRAVVRAIGEFAREDSIQLLNRIVQSDESYYVQAEAVLAIGKSKSKKALPYLMGSLQIRSHNEVVRASAMAAFGEVRDEFSIPVLIDHTRLGEHNRVREAATLALSKYAKGNEKVVDHLIQLLRDHWFRVRINAIKALAEAQEQKALRDLEWVASNDIDARVRRVAEEAIITIREATQVPKELAQMREEVERLKGMSRDMMSRLDMLEREIKSS comes from the coding sequence ATGAACAGAGTAGCAAATAATAGCAAGAGGTTTGAGCTTCCTGGCAGTAAGGCACATTATGCACCGTCAAAGCCATTCCTTATAAAGCATATTAGACTTGAACTCAAGCCAGATCTTAATGAAGGGAGCATAAATGCTAGGGAAGATATTGAGATAACTGCCAATAGTGAAAAGGTTAGGAGTATAGTGCTTGATGCTGCTGAACTTAAGATAGCAAGGGTTATGCTTGGGGAGCAGGAGTTGAACTTCAAGCATGTAGATGAGAGGTTGAGGATAGAACTACCTAGAGAACTCAAGGAGGGTGAGAACGTAAAGATAACCATAGAGTACAGTGCTAAGCCAAGGAAGGGTCTGCACTTCATAAAGCCTGATGAGCACTATCCAAAGAGAAGATTGCAAGCATGGACACAAGGGGAGAGCATATACTCTAAGTACTGGTTTGTATGCATAGACCATCCAGATATTAGGTTCACAAGCGAGATGATAGTTGATGTGCCAGATGGGTTCACAGCAGTAAGCAATGGTAGGCTTGTAAGAGTTGAGGATAATGGTTCATACAAGAGGTACCATTGGCTTGAGGAGTGTGGACATCCAGCATATCTAACCTCACTTGCAATAGGAAGGTTCAGGGAGTTGAGGGATGAGTACAATGGCGTAGAACTACTCTACTACGTGCCAGAGGATATGGTTGATTATGCTGAGCTATCATTTGCAAATACAAAGGATATGATGAGGTTCTTTGAGGAGTATACAGGTGTGAAGTATCCATACAGCAAATACGCTCAGGTTACCGTTGATGACTTCATATATGGAGGGATGGAGAACATAAATGCAACTACACTTACAGTGGAGACTTTGCATGATAAGAGGGCTCATATAGACTTTACAAGCGATCATCTTGTAGCACATGAACTTGCACACCAGTGGTTTGGTGATCTGGTAACGTGTAGAGATTGGCAGCATATATGGCTGAATGAGTCATTTGCAACCTACTTTGAGGCACTCTACTGGCTACATAGCAGGGGGGAGGATGAGTTCAACTACTACATAATGCAGTATGCGAATGAGTACTTTGAGGAGTATAGTAAACGTTATGCAAGACCCATAGTTACAAACGTTTACAAGCATCCAGATGATCTATTCGATAGACATGCGTATGAGAAGGGTGCCTGTGTATTACACATGCTCAGATGCATGATTGGGGATAAGCAGTTCAGGAGGGCAATAAAGCATTATCTAGAGAGGTTTAGGCTCAGCAATGCTGAGAGTGAGGAGTTTAGAAGATGTTGTGAGGATGCTACTGGCTACTCTCTCCAAGAGTTCTTTGAGCAATGGCTGTATAGAGCAGGGCATCCAGAGCTTAAGATCAAGGTTGATTACAACCATGATACAAGTATGCTAAACATCAACATAGCACAAGTACAGAGCATTGATGAGGGCAAGCCATTCATCTTCCCGCTAGATGTGCATATAGTGAGTAGGGATGGTAAGAGGGAGGAGATCATGCTCAACATAGAGGCTAAGGAGCAGAGCATGCATATACCACTCAAGTATGAGCCTATGTACATAAGCATAGATCCACTCAACAAACTACCATTGAAGAAGATTGTAGAGTTGAAGATAGACAAGCATATGCTCATAGCTATGCTTAAGCATGGCAATACTGTTGAGAGGATAAATGCTGCAAGGGCTCTAGCAAACACTACCATGGACTCTGACGATGTTATAAATGCATTGAGGGAAGCAATAGTAAGTGATGCATTCTGGGGTGTTGCTGCAGAGGCAGCAAAGGCATTGGCAAGCATAAAGGGTGAGAAGGCATACAGTGCACTTACAAGCATAGTAGAGTCTATCAAGCATCCAAAGGCTAGAAGGGCAGTTGTAAGAGCGATAGGTGAGTTTGCAAGGGAAGATAGCATACAATTGCTTAACAGGATAGTGCAGAGTGATGAGAGTTACTATGTACAGGCAGAGGCTGTACTTGCAATAGGGAAGAGTAAGAGTAAGAAGGCATTACCATACCTTATGGGCTCACTCCAGATAAGGTCCCATAATGAGGTTGTTAGAGCATCAGCAATGGCTGCATTTGGTGAGGTTAGGGATGAGTTCAGCATACCAGTGCTCATAGATCATACAAGGCTTGGGGAGCATAACAGGGTTAGGGAAGCAGCAACTCTAGCACTAAGCAAGTATGCAAAGGGTAATGAGAAGGTAGTAGATCATCTCATACAACTGCTTAGAGATCACTGGTTCAGGGTAAGGATAAATGCTATAAAGGCACTTGCAGAGGCTCAGGAGCAGAAGGCATTAAGAGACCTTGAATGGGTTGCTAGCAATGATATAGATGCTAGAGTAAGAAGGGTTGCAGAGGAGGCAATAATAACTATAAGGGAGGCTACACAGGTACCAAAGGAGTTAGCACAGATGAGAGAGGAAGTAGAGAGGCTCAAGGGTATGAGTAGGGATATGATGAGTAGGCTTGATATGCTAGAGAGGGAGATAAAGTCAAGTTAA
- a CDS encoding PhnE/PtxC family ABC transporter permease — translation MVIWALILIALILAYFLGLVDLDSWLKASRNLATFVSELYIRFDLLPDALHAVGETFIIALFGTVVGALISYPLSAISAQGITARWISLTVRTIANVLRTVPAIFWGILFVVMFGPGNVAGAVALALYTAGYLSKFFYETFENVGKEHYEALGSLALPWMMMAKALFKHTEKQMMSHIMFMFEYNLRTASILGIVGAGGIGYYITQYVSILNYSAAFTFFIVILLFVFLVDGVSYIIRRRV, via the coding sequence ATGGTTATATGGGCATTGATACTCATCGCATTGATACTAGCATACTTCCTAGGTCTTGTTGATCTTGATTCATGGCTCAAGGCATCAAGGAATCTAGCAACATTTGTCTCAGAACTCTACATAAGGTTTGATCTGCTCCCAGATGCATTGCATGCTGTAGGCGAAACCTTCATCATAGCACTCTTCGGCACAGTGGTTGGTGCACTGATCTCTTACCCATTATCTGCCATCTCTGCCCAGGGCATAACTGCAAGATGGATATCATTAACAGTAAGGACTATTGCAAATGTACTCAGAACGGTACCAGCGATATTCTGGGGTATACTCTTTGTTGTTATGTTTGGGCCAGGGAACGTTGCTGGTGCTGTTGCTCTAGCACTCTACACTGCAGGATACCTATCAAAGTTCTTCTATGAAACGTTTGAGAACGTTGGTAAGGAGCATTATGAAGCATTGGGCTCCCTAGCACTGCCATGGATGATGATGGCAAAGGCACTATTCAAGCATACTGAGAAGCAGATGATGAGCCATATCATGTTCATGTTCGAGTACAACCTTAGGACTGCAAGTATACTTGGCATAGTTGGTGCTGGAGGCATAGGCTATTATATAACTCAGTACGTTAGCATCCTTAACTATTCTGCTGCATTCACATTCTTCATAGTCATACTGCTCTTTGTATTCCTTGTTGATGGTGTAAGTTATATAATAAGAAGGAGGGTATAA